One Streptomyces sp. R28 DNA window includes the following coding sequences:
- a CDS encoding PhzF family phenazine biosynthesis protein: MPEVAIVDACQRQHRGGSPTAVLDDAPLTDEERRRVPTELGTSHAVFLRTTGTERAHPSYTLRFFTAAGELPACGHGTVAALALLAEREGGDDYCAVLRTTHRSFDGRATRNGDSLTASFDPGPVSLSDAQGPELEAIAHGLGLPEDAVARDVCVASNGRPRLLLPVRSRAVLAELTPDFTLLRAACDRHGLLGCYAYSLPDRHGRAAARMFAPSIGVPEDIANANSTACLAAHAAGSGTDRLIVDMGDHLGCPSTITATVHHDGVEHRIRVGGQATIARTVVR; encoded by the coding sequence ATGCCCGAGGTAGCGATCGTCGACGCGTGTCAGCGACAGCACAGGGGTGGCAGCCCGACCGCCGTTCTGGACGACGCGCCGCTGACCGACGAGGAACGACGCCGTGTTCCCACGGAGTTGGGAACGTCGCACGCCGTCTTCCTCCGCACGACCGGAACCGAGCGCGCCCATCCGTCGTACACCCTCCGGTTCTTCACCGCCGCAGGCGAACTGCCCGCCTGCGGCCACGGCACCGTCGCCGCCCTCGCACTGCTCGCCGAACGTGAAGGCGGCGACGACTACTGCGCCGTCCTGCGGACGACCCACCGCAGCTTCGACGGCCGGGCCACCCGAAACGGTGACAGCCTGACAGCATCGTTCGATCCAGGCCCGGTCAGCCTGAGCGACGCCCAAGGGCCCGAACTGGAGGCGATCGCACACGGCCTCGGACTGCCCGAGGACGCAGTCGCCAGGGACGTCTGTGTGGCGTCGAACGGGCGGCCGAGGCTTCTGCTGCCCGTCCGGTCCCGCGCCGTGCTGGCCGAACTCACCCCGGACTTCACCCTGCTGCGCGCAGCCTGCGACCGCCACGGTCTGCTGGGCTGCTACGCCTACTCGCTCCCGGACCGGCACGGCCGGGCGGCAGCCCGGATGTTCGCGCCGTCGATCGGAGTCCCCGAGGACATCGCCAACGCCAACAGCACGGCCTGCCTGGCCGCGCACGCGGCCGGATCCGGTACGGACCGCCTCATCGTCGACATGGGCGACCACCTCGGCTGCCCGTCGACCATCACAGCAACCGTTCACCACGACGGCGTGGAGCACCGAATCCGGGTCGGCGGCCAAGCGACGATCGCGCGAACGGTCGTGCGCTGA
- a CDS encoding LysR substrate-binding domain-containing protein has translation MFRDEDGLAPRTLADRPLGVVLRPDHSLTGHCVLSWAELADQELLWFPSSRNPNSSEGVLGHLAKRGWTPRLRSVDGHNHALYCRHLRSSPNLVALRPRDTVGAEVGMAWRPLPPDAPHERFVLAAPADSPWVALLGTRPDRP, from the coding sequence GTGTTCCGGGATGAGGACGGCCTGGCCCCGCGGACTCTGGCCGACCGACCGTTGGGCGTGGTGCTGCGCCCTGACCATTCCCTGACGGGTCACTGCGTCTTGTCCTGGGCGGAACTCGCGGACCAGGAGCTTTTATGGTTCCCGAGCAGTCGCAATCCGAATTCCTCCGAGGGTGTCCTGGGACACCTGGCCAAACGGGGCTGGACGCCCCGTCTGCGGAGCGTCGACGGCCACAATCACGCCCTGTACTGCCGCCACCTGCGGAGCAGCCCGAACCTGGTCGCGCTGCGGCCCCGGGACACCGTCGGCGCCGAGGTGGGAATGGCCTGGCGTCCGCTCCCGCCCGACGCACCGCACGAACGCTTCGTCCTGGCCGCACCGGCCGACAGCCCGTGGGTGGCTCTGCTCGGCACGCGGCCTGACCGGCCCTGA
- a CDS encoding nicotinate-nucleotide diphosphorylase — protein MTTRRFPSAAGRTAVAVALAEDALGRDITTAWSVSEDLAATAEVRTRQSGIAAGLPAVAEVFAQVDPEVEIEASVADGARLTDGDVLLRLSGPARSLITGERTALNFLQRLCGIATLTDRYVQAMAATKTRILDTRKTAPGLRALDKYAVTVGGGRNHRLDLGPAQGEPHRRGGRGDRSDRGGPPRDGTYRADGGGRCRSADRDRSC, from the coding sequence ATGACCACGAGACGGTTTCCCTCGGCTGCGGGACGAACCGCCGTCGCCGTCGCCCTGGCCGAGGACGCCTTGGGGAGGGACATCACCACCGCGTGGAGTGTTTCCGAAGACCTGGCGGCCACGGCCGAAGTCCGCACCCGGCAGAGCGGCATTGCCGCCGGCCTCCCCGCGGTCGCCGAGGTCTTCGCGCAGGTCGATCCCGAGGTCGAGATCGAGGCGAGCGTCGCCGACGGCGCCCGGCTGACCGACGGCGACGTCCTGTTGCGCCTGTCCGGTCCGGCGCGCAGCCTGATCACCGGCGAGCGCACGGCGCTGAACTTCCTGCAACGCCTGTGCGGCATCGCGACACTGACCGACCGCTACGTCCAGGCCATGGCCGCGACCAAGACCCGCATTCTGGACACCCGCAAGACGGCACCGGGCCTGCGTGCCCTCGACAAGTACGCGGTGACCGTCGGCGGTGGCCGCAACCACCGGCTCGACCTAGGCCCTGCTCAAGGAGAACCACATCGCCGCGGCGGGCGGGGTGACCGCAGCGATCGAGGCGGTCCGCCGCGGGATGGCACGTACCGGGCAGACGGGGGAGGTCGATGTCGAAGTGCAGACCGTGACAGAAGCTGCTGA